The following proteins are encoded in a genomic region of Coffea eugenioides isolate CCC68of chromosome 6, Ceug_1.0, whole genome shotgun sequence:
- the LOC113776412 gene encoding beta-fructofuranosidase, insoluble isoenzyme 1-like isoform X1: MELHNKFLWALPVFMLSFLISYNGVEASHNVYLHYQSLSAIKVEQVHRTGYHFQPKKHWINDPNGPMYYNGVYHLFYQYNPKGAVWGNIVWAHSVSTDLINWTPLEPAIFPSKPFDKYGCWSGSATVLPGNKPVILYTGIVDKNNTQVQNYAVPANLSDPYLRKWVKPDNNPLIVSEAGVNKTAFRDPTTAWLGRDGEWRILIGGRRKDTGIAFLYKSRDFMKWKKAANPIHQSAGTGNWECPDFYPVAKSGTNGLDTSVLGQNVKHVLKVSLDATRFEYYTLGKYYPAEDRYVPDNTSPDNWKGLRYDYGNFYASKSFFDPSKNRRILWGWANESDTAKDDIKKGWAGIQLIPRTITLDPNGKQLLQWPVKELDTLRRAHVRLSNQLLKKGDRVEVTGITPAQADVEVTFSFRSLDLAEPFDPKWRKLDAQDVCSKRGSFVQGGLGPFGLATLATEDLKEYTPVFFRIFKDAGKHVVLMCSDATRSSLKKELYRPSFAGFVDVDLTDKKLSLRSLIDHSVVESFGAGGKTCISSRVYPTKAVFDKAHLYAFNNGTEAITVETLDAWSMKSAKVN, encoded by the exons ATGGAGCTCCATAACAAGTTTCTTTGGGCTTTGCCAGTATTCATGTTATCCtttttaatttcttataatGGTGTTGAAGCCTCCCACAATGTTTATCTTCATTATCAGTCTCTTTCCGCCATCAAAGTAGAGCAAGTGCATAGAACCGGCTACCACTTTCAACCCAAGAAGCATTGGATTAACG ATCCAAATG GTCCTATGTATTATAATGGCGTCTACCATCTTTTCTACCAATACAATCCCAAAGGAGCTGTATGGGGAAACATTGTCTGGGCCCATTCAGTGTCGACTGACTTGATCAACTGGACTCCATTGGAACCTGCAATCTTCCCTTCAAAACCCTTTGACAAGTACGGCTGCTGGTCAGGCTCTGCAACAGTTCTTCCAGGCAACAAGCCGGTCATCCTTTACACCGGTATCGTGGATAAGAACAATACCCAAGTCCAGAACTACGCCGTGCCAGCCAACCTCTCCGATCCATATCTGCGCAAGTGGGTCAAACCCGATAACAACCCACTGATCGTCTCCGAAGCCGGCGTGAACAAAACAGCATTCCGTGACCCAACCACAGCCTGGTTGGGCCGAGATGGGGAATGGAGAATCTTGATAGGTGGTAGACGGAAGGATACAGGAATTGCATTTTTGTACAAGAGCAGAGACTTCATGAAGTGGAAAAAGGCTGCAAATCCCATCCATCAGTCTGCTGGGACTGGCAATTGGGAATGCCCGGACTTCTACCCTGTAGCCAAATCAGGAACAAATGGGTTGGACACTTCTGTATTGGGACAAAATGTAAAGCACGTCTTGAAGGTTAGTCTTGATGCCACAAGATTTGAGTACTACACCCTTGGTAAATATTACCCCGCAGAAGATAGGTACGTTCCCGACAATACATCCCCAGATAACTGGAAGGGGCTGAGATATGATTATGGCAACTTTTATGCTTCCAAATCATTCTTTGACCCAAGCAAGAACCGGAGGATTTTGTGGGGTTGGGCTAATGAGTCTGACACCGCCAAGGACGATATCAAAAAGGGTTGGGCAGGCATTCAG TTGATTCCACGAACAATCACGCTCGATCCAAATGGGAAACAATTGCTGCAATGGCCAGTTAAGGAATTGGATACTTTGAGGCGGGCACATGTCCGTCTGAGCAATCAGCTGCTGAAGAAGGGCGACCGCGTTGAAGTTACAGGAATAACTCCTGCACAGGCCGATGTGGAAGTGACGTTCTCTTTCCGCAGCTTGGACTTGGCAGAGCCATTTGATCCAAAATGGAGAAAACTTGATGCTCAAGATGTTTGCAGCAAAAGAGGTTCGTTTGTTCAGGGCGGTCTCGGACCATTTGGTCTCGCGACGCTTGCCACTGAAGACCTGAAAGAATACACTCCTGTATTTTTCAGAATTTTCAAAGACGCTGGCAAGCATGTTGTTCTCATGTGCTCTGACGCTACGAG GTCATCCTTAAAGAAGGAGTTGTACAGACCCTCATTTGCAGGATTTGTAGATGTGGATTTGACTGATAAAAAGCTGTCTCTTAGGAGCTTG ATTGATCACTCAGTGGTAGAGAGCTTCGGGGCCGGAGGGAAGACCTGCATTTCATCCAGGGTTTATCCAACTAAAGCCGTCTTCGACAAGGCTCATTTGTATGCATTCAACAACGGGACTGAGGCTATTACAGTCGAGACTTTAGATGCCTGGAGCATGAAGAGTGCTAAGGTGAATTAA
- the LOC113776412 gene encoding beta-fructofuranosidase, insoluble isoenzyme 1-like isoform X2: MEHTAGKSFLWALPVFMLSFLISYNGVEASHNVYLHYQSLSAIKVEQVHRTGYHFQPKKHWINDPNGPMYYNGVYHLFYQYNPKGAVWGNIVWAHSVSTDLINWTPLEPAIFPSKPFDKYGCWSGSATVLPGNKPVILYTGIVDKNNTQVQNYAVPANLSDPYLRKWVKPDNNPLIVSEAGVNKTAFRDPTTAWLGRDGEWRILIGGRRKDTGIAFLYKSRDFMKWKKAANPIHQSAGTGNWECPDFYPVAKSGTNGLDTSVLGQNVKHVLKVSLDATRFEYYTLGKYYPAEDRYVPDNTSPDNWKGLRYDYGNFYASKSFFDPSKNRRILWGWANESDTAKDDIKKGWAGIQLIPRTITLDPNGKQLLQWPVKELDTLRRAHVRLSNQLLKKGDRVEVTGITPAQADVEVTFSFRSLDLAEPFDPKWRKLDAQDVCSKRGSFVQGGLGPFGLATLATEDLKEYTPVFFRIFKDAGKHVVLMCSDATRSSLKKELYRPSFAGFVDVDLTDKKLSLRSLIDHSVVESFGAGGKTCISSRVYPTKAVFDKAHLYAFNNGTEAITVETLDAWSMKSAKVN; encoded by the exons TTTCTTTGGGCTTTGCCAGTATTCATGTTATCCtttttaatttcttataatGGTGTTGAAGCCTCCCACAATGTTTATCTTCATTATCAGTCTCTTTCCGCCATCAAAGTAGAGCAAGTGCATAGAACCGGCTACCACTTTCAACCCAAGAAGCATTGGATTAACG ATCCAAATG GTCCTATGTATTATAATGGCGTCTACCATCTTTTCTACCAATACAATCCCAAAGGAGCTGTATGGGGAAACATTGTCTGGGCCCATTCAGTGTCGACTGACTTGATCAACTGGACTCCATTGGAACCTGCAATCTTCCCTTCAAAACCCTTTGACAAGTACGGCTGCTGGTCAGGCTCTGCAACAGTTCTTCCAGGCAACAAGCCGGTCATCCTTTACACCGGTATCGTGGATAAGAACAATACCCAAGTCCAGAACTACGCCGTGCCAGCCAACCTCTCCGATCCATATCTGCGCAAGTGGGTCAAACCCGATAACAACCCACTGATCGTCTCCGAAGCCGGCGTGAACAAAACAGCATTCCGTGACCCAACCACAGCCTGGTTGGGCCGAGATGGGGAATGGAGAATCTTGATAGGTGGTAGACGGAAGGATACAGGAATTGCATTTTTGTACAAGAGCAGAGACTTCATGAAGTGGAAAAAGGCTGCAAATCCCATCCATCAGTCTGCTGGGACTGGCAATTGGGAATGCCCGGACTTCTACCCTGTAGCCAAATCAGGAACAAATGGGTTGGACACTTCTGTATTGGGACAAAATGTAAAGCACGTCTTGAAGGTTAGTCTTGATGCCACAAGATTTGAGTACTACACCCTTGGTAAATATTACCCCGCAGAAGATAGGTACGTTCCCGACAATACATCCCCAGATAACTGGAAGGGGCTGAGATATGATTATGGCAACTTTTATGCTTCCAAATCATTCTTTGACCCAAGCAAGAACCGGAGGATTTTGTGGGGTTGGGCTAATGAGTCTGACACCGCCAAGGACGATATCAAAAAGGGTTGGGCAGGCATTCAG TTGATTCCACGAACAATCACGCTCGATCCAAATGGGAAACAATTGCTGCAATGGCCAGTTAAGGAATTGGATACTTTGAGGCGGGCACATGTCCGTCTGAGCAATCAGCTGCTGAAGAAGGGCGACCGCGTTGAAGTTACAGGAATAACTCCTGCACAGGCCGATGTGGAAGTGACGTTCTCTTTCCGCAGCTTGGACTTGGCAGAGCCATTTGATCCAAAATGGAGAAAACTTGATGCTCAAGATGTTTGCAGCAAAAGAGGTTCGTTTGTTCAGGGCGGTCTCGGACCATTTGGTCTCGCGACGCTTGCCACTGAAGACCTGAAAGAATACACTCCTGTATTTTTCAGAATTTTCAAAGACGCTGGCAAGCATGTTGTTCTCATGTGCTCTGACGCTACGAG GTCATCCTTAAAGAAGGAGTTGTACAGACCCTCATTTGCAGGATTTGTAGATGTGGATTTGACTGATAAAAAGCTGTCTCTTAGGAGCTTG ATTGATCACTCAGTGGTAGAGAGCTTCGGGGCCGGAGGGAAGACCTGCATTTCATCCAGGGTTTATCCAACTAAAGCCGTCTTCGACAAGGCTCATTTGTATGCATTCAACAACGGGACTGAGGCTATTACAGTCGAGACTTTAGATGCCTGGAGCATGAAGAGTGCTAAGGTGAATTAA
- the LOC113776412 gene encoding beta-fructofuranosidase, insoluble isoenzyme 1-like isoform X3 yields MLSFLISYNGVEASHNVYLHYQSLSAIKVEQVHRTGYHFQPKKHWINGPMYYNGVYHLFYQYNPKGAVWGNIVWAHSVSTDLINWTPLEPAIFPSKPFDKYGCWSGSATVLPGNKPVILYTGIVDKNNTQVQNYAVPANLSDPYLRKWVKPDNNPLIVSEAGVNKTAFRDPTTAWLGRDGEWRILIGGRRKDTGIAFLYKSRDFMKWKKAANPIHQSAGTGNWECPDFYPVAKSGTNGLDTSVLGQNVKHVLKVSLDATRFEYYTLGKYYPAEDRYVPDNTSPDNWKGLRYDYGNFYASKSFFDPSKNRRILWGWANESDTAKDDIKKGWAGIQLIPRTITLDPNGKQLLQWPVKELDTLRRAHVRLSNQLLKKGDRVEVTGITPAQADVEVTFSFRSLDLAEPFDPKWRKLDAQDVCSKRGSFVQGGLGPFGLATLATEDLKEYTPVFFRIFKDAGKHVVLMCSDATRSSLKKELYRPSFAGFVDVDLTDKKLSLRSLIDHSVVESFGAGGKTCISSRVYPTKAVFDKAHLYAFNNGTEAITVETLDAWSMKSAKVN; encoded by the exons ATGTTATCCtttttaatttcttataatGGTGTTGAAGCCTCCCACAATGTTTATCTTCATTATCAGTCTCTTTCCGCCATCAAAGTAGAGCAAGTGCATAGAACCGGCTACCACTTTCAACCCAAGAAGCATTGGATTAACG GTCCTATGTATTATAATGGCGTCTACCATCTTTTCTACCAATACAATCCCAAAGGAGCTGTATGGGGAAACATTGTCTGGGCCCATTCAGTGTCGACTGACTTGATCAACTGGACTCCATTGGAACCTGCAATCTTCCCTTCAAAACCCTTTGACAAGTACGGCTGCTGGTCAGGCTCTGCAACAGTTCTTCCAGGCAACAAGCCGGTCATCCTTTACACCGGTATCGTGGATAAGAACAATACCCAAGTCCAGAACTACGCCGTGCCAGCCAACCTCTCCGATCCATATCTGCGCAAGTGGGTCAAACCCGATAACAACCCACTGATCGTCTCCGAAGCCGGCGTGAACAAAACAGCATTCCGTGACCCAACCACAGCCTGGTTGGGCCGAGATGGGGAATGGAGAATCTTGATAGGTGGTAGACGGAAGGATACAGGAATTGCATTTTTGTACAAGAGCAGAGACTTCATGAAGTGGAAAAAGGCTGCAAATCCCATCCATCAGTCTGCTGGGACTGGCAATTGGGAATGCCCGGACTTCTACCCTGTAGCCAAATCAGGAACAAATGGGTTGGACACTTCTGTATTGGGACAAAATGTAAAGCACGTCTTGAAGGTTAGTCTTGATGCCACAAGATTTGAGTACTACACCCTTGGTAAATATTACCCCGCAGAAGATAGGTACGTTCCCGACAATACATCCCCAGATAACTGGAAGGGGCTGAGATATGATTATGGCAACTTTTATGCTTCCAAATCATTCTTTGACCCAAGCAAGAACCGGAGGATTTTGTGGGGTTGGGCTAATGAGTCTGACACCGCCAAGGACGATATCAAAAAGGGTTGGGCAGGCATTCAG TTGATTCCACGAACAATCACGCTCGATCCAAATGGGAAACAATTGCTGCAATGGCCAGTTAAGGAATTGGATACTTTGAGGCGGGCACATGTCCGTCTGAGCAATCAGCTGCTGAAGAAGGGCGACCGCGTTGAAGTTACAGGAATAACTCCTGCACAGGCCGATGTGGAAGTGACGTTCTCTTTCCGCAGCTTGGACTTGGCAGAGCCATTTGATCCAAAATGGAGAAAACTTGATGCTCAAGATGTTTGCAGCAAAAGAGGTTCGTTTGTTCAGGGCGGTCTCGGACCATTTGGTCTCGCGACGCTTGCCACTGAAGACCTGAAAGAATACACTCCTGTATTTTTCAGAATTTTCAAAGACGCTGGCAAGCATGTTGTTCTCATGTGCTCTGACGCTACGAG GTCATCCTTAAAGAAGGAGTTGTACAGACCCTCATTTGCAGGATTTGTAGATGTGGATTTGACTGATAAAAAGCTGTCTCTTAGGAGCTTG ATTGATCACTCAGTGGTAGAGAGCTTCGGGGCCGGAGGGAAGACCTGCATTTCATCCAGGGTTTATCCAACTAAAGCCGTCTTCGACAAGGCTCATTTGTATGCATTCAACAACGGGACTGAGGCTATTACAGTCGAGACTTTAGATGCCTGGAGCATGAAGAGTGCTAAGGTGAATTAA